The DNA segment TGAGGTATCAGagtttggggtggggggaggtggtgagacGGGTTGATTGGGTGGGCAACGGGCTGTTTATCCCCAGTATGGTCAGTCTGTTCTTTGGGCTTATCATGGGGGGCACGAAGGGTTACCCTTGGAAGAGCGAAAAGGTTGTTGTTCCGATAGTGGTGGGTGTGGCTGGGTGGGTGGCGTTTCATGTTCATCAGTCCGCtgaggggaagaggtggggTCCTGTTGAGCCGAGCATGCCGATGAGGTTGTTTAAACATAGGACATCGGCGGCCGGGTTTGTGATTATATTTTTCGGGGGTGTGGTGCTGCAGGCGATTAGCTATTTTCTGCCCGTGTACTTCCAGGGTGTGCTCGGGGTGAGCCCGTTGACGGCGGGGGTGTACTTTTTGCCGTTTGCGCTGGCGATCATCCCTCTGGGGGGGATGACGGGGTTTTTCATGTCAAAGACGGGGTTGTATATCCCTCTGCATTTTGTCGGGTTTGCCTTCAGCGCGAtcggggttgggttgttctCGTTGCTCAGCGAGAACTCGAGCACAGGGACGTGGGTTGGGTTTCAGATTTTGGCTTCAGCGGGAACAGCTGTCATCTTTACCGCTACGCTTCCGTCGACGCTGGCACCGCTACAGGAGAAGGATGTCGGCGTCGCTACGGGGACATACAGCTTTGTGAGGTCGTTTGGCCTGGTGTGGGGCGTCACGATGGCGAGTATCGTCTTCAACGGGCAGTTCAACACACGGCTGGAGAGCAACCCAGTGTTGAGCCGGGAGCTCAAGTCTTTCCTGGCGGATGGAGCCGCGTACGCTTTCGTGTCTGCCTCGGAGGCGGAGGGCGGGATCCGGTCGTTGCCAGCTGACATCCGGAGCGCGCTGATCGGGATTTACGTCCACGCTCTCAATGCGGTCTGGTATGTCATTGTTGGCATGGCCGGTCTAGGCTTCCTTGCCACGTTTGTTGAGAAGCATGTGCCACTTCGAAAGGAGCACGAAACGGAGTTTGGGCTGGTGAGCAAGGGTGAAAGCTCTTCTGATGATGCAGCTGAAAAGGGTCAGACACCACGGCCTGCCAGCGATGGGGAGGCGAGGACAAAGCAGTAGGCCTCCCGTGAGTATAAGATTGATCCGGCGAGGGTTATGGAGATTTGAAGGGCCGAGTCGGGTAAAGACCGGTTCCCATTTCATGAGTGTCAGAACATCTACATCAATTAATAGTTAAACACGTCATGTCCCGAAACCCTTATCCAGATCCCATCCACATGTTTCG comes from the Podospora pseudocomata strain CBS 415.72m chromosome 5, whole genome shotgun sequence genome and includes:
- a CDS encoding hypothetical protein (SMCOG1005:Drug resistance transporter; SMCOG1005: EmrB/QacA; EggNog:ENOG503NW5M; COG:U; antiSMASH:Cluster_5); its protein translation is MAAPLGPTASPADPGSLLQTPSHHNTAKTSRTVVKEADKFTHSLRIWLVFLVLCLLSFISAIDATIITTSLPTITHSLNHGSPASSNDYVWIANTYLFASTAPQPFFGQISNIFGRRNPMLVSIALFALGSGIAGGASSVAMLIAGRTVQGLGTGGLYVLSDIIICDMIPPRHRGPYLSAVLSTAAIGTTIGPIIGGALARADWRWIFWLNLPVSAVGFVVVLLLLRVRYQSLGWGEVVRRVDWVGNGLFIPSMVSLFFGLIMGGTKGYPWKSEKVVVPIVVGVAGWVAFHVHQSAEGKRWGPVEPSMPMRLFKHRTSAAGFVIIFFGGVVLQAISYFLPVYFQGVLGVSPLTAGVYFLPFALAIIPLGGMTGFFMSKTGLYIPLHFVGFAFSAIGVGLFSLLSENSSTGTWVGFQILASAGTAVIFTATLPSTLAPLQEKDVGVATGTYSFVRSFGLVWGVTMASIVFNGQFNTRLESNPVLSRELKSFLADGAAYAFVSASEAEGGIRSLPADIRSALIGIYVHALNAVWYVIVGMAGLGFLATFVEKHVPLRKEHETEFGLVSKGESSSDDAAEKGQTPRPASDGEARTKQ